Proteins from one Dysgonomonas sp. HDW5A genomic window:
- a CDS encoding glycosyltransferase family 4 protein: MKIVYLVRDYINSGGVERVVANKANYLVNRGYEVYIVSLFDKEVLPFFYFDPKITFHSLNLIDDKFINENFVLKLSSYFNEIKPDIAISTGIGPLNYLYKVKDGSKKILELHFAKYKKKYKLARFDSFLLGRLFTSIYSYKRTAIARKYDAFVVLTDEDRLDWGGLNNITTIPNPLSFVPTSYSDLKTKRVIAIGRYTTQKGFDLLIDIWSKVHPYFPDWKLSFYGVGGKKRKLEDQVKRLNLGNCIELNPPTKDVESELTKSAIYAMTSRYEGFGLTLLEAMTCGLPAVSFACKSGPRDIIKDGEDGFLVSMGDKDGFAQKLLLLMSNSDLRNAMGDAARKNGLRFKEDQVMPKWINLFDNLMKE, encoded by the coding sequence ATGAAAATAGTTTATCTTGTACGTGATTATATTAACTCAGGAGGTGTAGAAAGAGTAGTTGCTAATAAAGCTAATTACTTAGTTAATCGTGGATATGAAGTATATATTGTTAGCTTATTCGATAAAGAAGTCTTGCCGTTTTTTTATTTTGATCCGAAGATTACTTTTCACAGCTTAAATCTTATTGATGATAAGTTTATTAATGAGAATTTTGTACTGAAGCTATCTTCTTATTTTAATGAAATTAAGCCGGATATTGCTATTTCTACAGGGATTGGTCCTCTTAATTATTTGTATAAGGTAAAAGACGGTAGTAAGAAAATTCTCGAGCTACATTTTGCTAAGTATAAAAAGAAATATAAACTGGCGAGATTTGATTCCTTTCTTTTAGGAAGGTTATTTACTTCTATCTATAGTTATAAAAGAACAGCTATTGCTCGTAAATACGATGCTTTTGTAGTCTTGACAGACGAGGACCGTTTAGATTGGGGAGGATTAAATAATATTACCACTATACCTAATCCACTTTCATTTGTTCCGACTTCGTACTCTGATTTGAAAACAAAGAGAGTGATTGCTATTGGCCGTTATACTACTCAGAAAGGATTTGATCTGTTGATTGATATTTGGAGTAAAGTGCACCCTTATTTTCCGGACTGGAAATTATCTTTTTATGGGGTGGGAGGTAAAAAACGAAAGCTAGAAGATCAAGTGAAGCGCCTGAATTTGGGAAACTGCATAGAGTTAAACCCTCCAACCAAAGATGTAGAAAGTGAGCTGACCAAAAGTGCAATTTATGCTATGACATCCCGATATGAAGGCTTTGGATTGACTTTGCTCGAAGCGATGACCTGCGGTTTACCTGCTGTCTCTTTTGCATGTAAAAGCGGACCAAGAGATATAATAAAAGATGGAGAGGATGGTTTTCTTGTGAGTATGGGAGATAAAGACGGTTTTGCTCAGAAACTGTTACTGTTGATGTCAAATTCCGATCTAAGAAATGCTATGGGGGATGCTGCCCGCAAGAATGGGCTGCGATTTAAAGAAGACCAGGTTATGCCTAAATGGATTAATCTATTTGATAATTTAATGAAAGAATAA
- a CDS encoding 1-acyl-sn-glycerol-3-phosphate acyltransferase, which yields MQKFSSFILKKIGWKIVGITDLPTKCIICVAPHTSNWDLLLGKLIYLSLGRKSYFLIKKTWFFFPMNLLFNAMGGIPVDRSKKTSLTEQMTSEFSRRNDFQLAITPEGTRSKNNDWKRGFYYIATAANVPIVIAILDYKDKTAYFDSVFTPTRDADKDITAIQDRYKNASGKHQEKFSSGNEQ from the coding sequence ATGCAAAAGTTTAGTAGTTTCATCCTAAAAAAAATAGGATGGAAAATTGTCGGAATTACCGACTTACCCACCAAATGTATCATATGTGTTGCCCCACATACCAGCAATTGGGACTTACTTTTAGGTAAATTGATCTATTTATCATTAGGTCGAAAATCTTATTTTCTTATAAAGAAAACCTGGTTCTTCTTCCCAATGAATCTATTGTTCAATGCAATGGGAGGAATACCGGTCGACCGGTCAAAGAAAACATCGCTCACCGAACAAATGACTTCGGAATTTTCTCGTCGTAATGATTTTCAATTAGCCATTACACCTGAAGGTACACGCAGCAAAAATAACGACTGGAAACGTGGCTTTTACTATATTGCAACAGCAGCCAATGTGCCTATTGTTATTGCAATACTTGATTATAAAGACAAAACTGCGTATTTCGATTCTGTTTTCACTCCTACAAGAGATGCAGATAAAGATATCACTGCAATACAAGATCGTTATAAGAATGCAAGTGGCAAACACCAAGAAAAGTTCTCATCAGGAAATGAACAATGA
- a CDS encoding MarR family winged helix-turn-helix transcriptional regulator — protein sequence MESICKLKDIYKALYNFEKEFAEKNGITINEGMILCCLKDGKPKSANELCEFVGLSNSRVSRVINTVETKGYIVRAMGAVDKRQMIFTLSESGKIKVKEMLKQEMDFKGLSSQFLALAE from the coding sequence ATGGAATCAATTTGTAAGTTAAAAGATATATATAAAGCTCTCTATAATTTCGAAAAAGAGTTTGCCGAAAAAAATGGTATTACTATCAATGAGGGGATGATACTTTGTTGTCTGAAAGATGGTAAACCTAAATCGGCCAATGAATTGTGTGAATTTGTAGGCTTGTCGAACTCACGCGTTTCTCGTGTTATAAATACAGTTGAAACAAAAGGGTATATAGTTCGTGCGATGGGGGCAGTCGATAAACGTCAAATGATATTTACATTAAGTGAATCGGGAAAAATTAAAGTTAAAGAAATGTTGAAACAAGAAATGGATTTTAAAGGATTGAGTTCGCAATTTTTAGCTTTAGCAGAATAA
- a CDS encoding glycosyltransferase family 9 protein: protein MTKILIIRFRRVGDSVISSSLCSSLKESFPDSEIHYIVNEHIAPLYEHHPDIDKVISFTNEEMHSITAYIKKCRRIVKETKYDIIIDTRSTIKTLFFSIFSLRTKYRIGRSKKYNYLIHNHRVNNKYDGIRDNAQLTLALLDPLNTGYIVKKNPHFKLYYTTDEYTKYREYMESKGIDFSKPVIVCAVTARLEYKVWDKEKMRTILERIINKYDAQLVFNFGDNKEKEAAQRLHEIMNNAPHIFTNIEANNLRKLIALLANSNFFFGNEGGTRHISQALDIPSFAIYPPNIPLDNWLPNKSERFQGIELKDIVSDVKNYETLSYSEKFALIDIDSVWEKADKMLEKYI, encoded by the coding sequence ATGACTAAAATATTAATTATCAGATTTCGTAGAGTTGGAGACTCAGTAATCTCCTCCTCGCTATGTTCCTCTTTAAAAGAATCTTTTCCTGATTCGGAGATCCACTATATCGTAAACGAGCATATTGCACCTTTATACGAACATCATCCTGATATTGATAAAGTAATTAGCTTCACCAATGAGGAAATGCACAGTATCACTGCTTATATAAAAAAATGCAGGAGAATTGTCAAAGAAACCAAGTATGATATCATTATAGATACCCGATCTACAATAAAAACCCTGTTCTTTTCTATTTTCTCTTTAAGAACAAAATACCGAATAGGAAGATCAAAAAAATACAATTACCTTATACACAATCACAGGGTTAATAATAAATACGATGGCATTCGTGATAATGCCCAATTGACTTTAGCTTTACTTGACCCCCTAAATACAGGTTATATTGTAAAAAAGAACCCTCACTTTAAATTATACTATACAACAGATGAGTACACCAAGTATAGAGAATATATGGAAAGCAAAGGGATTGATTTTTCGAAACCTGTTATTGTATGTGCTGTAACAGCACGATTAGAATATAAAGTATGGGATAAGGAAAAAATGCGCACCATCCTCGAACGGATCATCAATAAGTATGATGCACAACTAGTCTTTAATTTTGGAGACAATAAAGAAAAAGAAGCAGCTCAGCGCTTACATGAAATCATGAATAATGCCCCACATATATTCACGAATATAGAAGCTAATAATCTAAGGAAGTTAATTGCTTTACTAGCCAACAGTAATTTCTTCTTTGGTAATGAAGGAGGAACCAGACATATTTCTCAGGCCTTAGATATACCTTCTTTTGCCATCTATCCCCCTAATATACCTTTGGATAACTGGTTACCAAATAAATCTGAACGATTTCAGGGAATAGAACTAAAGGATATCGTATCTGATGTTAAAAACTATGAAACACTATCCTATAGTGAGAAATTTGCTCTGATAGATATCGATTCAGTATGGGAAAAAGCCGATAAGATGTTGGAAAAGTATATTTAA
- a CDS encoding glycosyltransferase family 4 protein — protein sequence MRIAYCVPRLTTSGGIERVLANKSKFLLDHGYEVYFILSEKTDEPPFFDFDKRITFYNLGCEFTARGLKKKMVHGKYKEIYLKRLAAALDEIKPDITISIFDKYSRYLYKVNDGSKKIIERHFGKYKRPRYISKFETNSLGRILTYLYRKADYDIVKHYDKFVVLTEEDKNLWGNLPNIVAIPNSISFIPEIKSTTKDQRIIAVGRASKQKQLDVLIRVWAKIAKKYTDWKLVTYGNGNLESLRKLAEELKIGDQVENNPPTHNIQEEMVNSSIYALSSKYEGFGLVLIEAMACGLPLVSFACKCGPRDIISDGEDGFLIKENDLDDFADKLSLLIADSELRRKMGIAASQNVLRFTEGIVMSKWMSLFDELVN from the coding sequence ATGAGAATAGCGTATTGTGTTCCAAGGCTTACAACCAGTGGAGGGATCGAAAGAGTTCTGGCTAATAAATCAAAGTTCTTGCTGGATCATGGATACGAAGTTTATTTTATATTGAGTGAGAAAACTGATGAACCTCCGTTTTTTGATTTTGATAAGCGAATAACCTTCTATAACTTAGGTTGTGAGTTTACAGCTAGAGGGCTTAAGAAAAAAATGGTTCATGGAAAATATAAGGAAATATACTTAAAGCGGTTGGCTGCAGCATTAGATGAAATAAAACCCGACATCACAATTTCCATATTCGATAAATATTCACGCTATCTCTACAAAGTAAATGATGGGAGCAAAAAGATAATAGAGCGGCATTTTGGTAAATATAAGAGACCACGGTATATTTCGAAATTTGAAACCAATTCTTTGGGAAGGATACTTACTTATCTATACCGAAAAGCTGATTATGATATCGTGAAGCACTATGATAAATTTGTTGTACTCACCGAAGAAGATAAGAATTTATGGGGGAATTTACCTAATATTGTAGCAATACCTAATAGTATTTCTTTTATCCCTGAAATAAAATCAACAACCAAAGATCAGAGAATTATTGCTGTCGGGCGTGCCTCGAAGCAAAAGCAATTAGATGTATTGATTAGGGTATGGGCTAAAATTGCAAAAAAATATACTGACTGGAAATTGGTAACATATGGTAATGGCAATTTAGAATCTTTACGTAAGCTCGCAGAGGAATTAAAAATAGGAGATCAGGTTGAGAATAATCCGCCTACACATAATATTCAGGAGGAGATGGTAAATAGCTCTATATATGCACTGAGTTCTAAATATGAAGGTTTTGGACTAGTTTTAATTGAAGCTATGGCTTGTGGTCTTCCCTTAGTGTCTTTTGCGTGCAAATGCGGTCCCCGAGATATTATATCGGATGGAGAAGATGGTTTTCTGATAAAAGAGAATGATTTAGACGATTTTGCTGATAAATTATCTTTACTTATTGCAGATTCTGAACTGAGGCGAAAAATGGGTATAGCTGCTTCTCAAAATGTGCTTCGATTTACTGAAGGTATTGTGATGAGCAAATGGATGTCTTTGTTTGACGAATTGGTCAATTAA
- a CDS encoding META domain-containing protein, with the protein MKKLVKLSFALVMILSLGIMAQSCKSSKNSAKNDYPGENTPNISGTWILKSLNGQPATSLFKGKIPTMNIDVVENRIFGNGGCNGYTGMYTYSKGILSAPNLASTMMMCVEENQEHQFHTVLGQSNKVSLVNGVLTLKHEGKTVAEFEKGIDTSLLSGEWKLESIADGDLKALFTDKEPTISFDLAESRLGGNAGCNRYNATYKIEGTTITVGPVMSTRMACPNMEGESKFTQIITGASTLEASMNKITFSKEGKAVLTFVKDVK; encoded by the coding sequence ATGAAAAAATTGGTAAAATTGTCATTCGCGCTAGTAATGATACTATCGTTAGGTATAATGGCACAAAGTTGTAAATCATCAAAAAATTCGGCTAAAAATGATTATCCCGGAGAAAACACTCCGAACATTTCAGGAACCTGGATTTTGAAATCATTAAACGGTCAACCCGCGACAAGTCTTTTCAAAGGAAAGATCCCTACAATGAATATTGATGTTGTAGAAAACAGAATATTCGGAAACGGAGGCTGTAACGGATATACCGGAATGTATACTTATTCGAAGGGAATCCTTTCTGCTCCTAATTTAGCTTCAACTATGATGATGTGTGTGGAGGAAAATCAGGAACACCAATTCCACACAGTTTTGGGTCAGTCTAATAAAGTTTCTTTAGTAAATGGTGTCCTTACTTTGAAACACGAAGGAAAAACTGTTGCCGAATTTGAAAAAGGTATCGACACATCTCTTCTTTCGGGAGAATGGAAATTAGAATCAATTGCTGATGGTGATTTAAAAGCATTGTTTACCGATAAAGAACCAACTATATCGTTCGACCTTGCCGAAAGCAGATTAGGTGGAAATGCAGGATGCAACCGTTATAATGCAACCTACAAAATAGAAGGAACAACAATAACAGTGGGTCCCGTAATGTCTACAAGAATGGCTTGTCCTAATATGGAAGGTGAATCTAAATTCACACAAATCATAACAGGAGCATCGACTTTAGAAGCTTCTATGAATAAGATTACTTTCTCTAAAGAAGGAAAAGCGGTTCTTACTTTTGTGAAAGACGTAAAATAA
- a CDS encoding amidohydrolase, with translation MQVANTKKSSHQEMNNEDAKLRISLLQTDIKWEDKEYNLATLERYISELTGKTDLIVLPEMFSTGFSMNSHLLAETIEGNTIHKLQIWAKQYDVALAGSFIALDNKEYYNRGFFITPSEATFYDKKHLFRMGDESRHFSAGDKQCIIQYKGFNICLLICYDLRFPVWARNVNNKYDLLIYVANWPDSRSRVWNVLLEARALENQAYVCGVNRVGKDAIGLSYIGQSALIDYKGNKQVYLDSAIEEVETVEISKEELNLFRNKFPVWKDADKFTLI, from the coding sequence ATGCAAGTGGCAAACACCAAGAAAAGTTCTCATCAGGAAATGAACAATGAAGATGCAAAACTAAGAATAAGCCTTCTCCAAACCGATATAAAATGGGAAGACAAAGAGTACAATCTTGCAACTCTTGAAAGATATATATCAGAACTGACCGGAAAGACAGACCTAATTGTCCTTCCGGAAATGTTTTCTACAGGTTTCTCGATGAACAGCCATCTATTGGCAGAAACAATCGAAGGAAACACAATCCACAAACTACAAATATGGGCAAAACAATATGATGTTGCTTTAGCAGGAAGCTTTATTGCCCTCGATAATAAGGAATACTACAACAGAGGATTTTTTATTACACCATCCGAAGCAACATTTTACGACAAAAAACATCTGTTTAGAATGGGTGACGAATCCAGGCATTTCTCCGCAGGAGATAAACAATGTATCATACAATACAAAGGATTTAATATTTGCCTTTTGATTTGTTATGATCTTCGATTTCCTGTATGGGCACGTAATGTAAATAATAAATATGACTTGCTTATATATGTAGCCAACTGGCCCGATTCGAGAAGTAGAGTATGGAATGTACTACTCGAAGCTCGTGCTTTAGAGAATCAAGCCTACGTTTGCGGCGTAAACCGTGTAGGAAAAGATGCTATCGGACTTTCATATATCGGACAATCGGCATTAATCGATTACAAAGGAAATAAACAAGTTTATTTAGACAGTGCTATTGAAGAAGTAGAGACTGTTGAAATCTCGAAAGAAGAGTTAAATTTATTTAGAAATAAATTTCCGGTATGGAAAGACGCAGATAAATTCACTCTTATTTAA
- a CDS encoding glycosyltransferase yields the protein MGKKILIDLRYLGVSNGFGELCSYYGNYLKENPEKIEGLEITVLVPRSYVNKFGSHIQYLTVKRIYKIFPFLFPRFDVWHNTTQQAKYSSTNPRTKKILSIHDLNFIYEKSDSKATKRLKRLQQYIDSAEVLTFISQFTESEVKQHLKIGDKQTLINYVGIKDIRFENAIKPHFIINDQRKFLFSISRINKKKNFHVLLDTMKLLPQYDLYICGNHDSQYAQEMLQRIIDENISNIIMPGEILFNEKIWMYKNCYGFLFPSLFEGFGMPIIEAMQFGKPVFSSDCTSLPEVGSIYSYYFKNFNSEHMSSFINEHISTFYEDKNRIEEQIRYSLSYTLERHMSKYLELYRSL from the coding sequence ATGGGTAAGAAAATATTAATTGATCTTAGATATCTGGGAGTTTCGAATGGATTTGGTGAATTATGCTCCTATTATGGAAACTATCTAAAAGAAAACCCCGAAAAGATTGAGGGATTGGAGATAACCGTATTAGTACCTAGATCATATGTAAACAAATTTGGAAGTCATATACAATATCTGACGGTTAAGCGTATATATAAAATATTTCCTTTTTTATTTCCACGCTTTGATGTATGGCATAATACAACACAGCAAGCAAAGTATTCTTCAACAAACCCAAGAACAAAAAAAATACTTTCGATACACGACTTGAATTTCATTTATGAAAAGTCTGACTCAAAAGCAACTAAGAGGCTCAAAAGATTACAACAGTATATTGATTCGGCAGAGGTACTAACATTCATATCTCAGTTTACTGAAAGCGAAGTAAAACAACATCTAAAGATTGGCGATAAGCAAACACTTATAAATTATGTCGGGATTAAAGATATTAGGTTTGAAAATGCAATAAAACCTCACTTCATAATTAACGACCAAAGGAAATTTCTTTTTAGTATAAGTAGAATAAATAAGAAAAAGAACTTCCATGTATTACTTGACACAATGAAGTTGCTCCCTCAATACGATCTCTATATTTGCGGCAATCATGACAGCCAATATGCACAAGAGATGTTGCAACGAATAATAGACGAAAATATATCCAATATAATTATGCCCGGAGAAATATTGTTCAATGAGAAAATCTGGATGTATAAGAATTGTTACGGTTTTCTATTTCCATCCTTATTCGAGGGTTTTGGTATGCCGATAATAGAAGCGATGCAATTCGGCAAGCCGGTGTTCAGTTCAGATTGTACAAGTCTACCTGAGGTCGGATCCATATATTCTTACTATTTTAAAAACTTTAATTCGGAGCATATGTCTTCTTTCATTAATGAACATATTAGTACATTCTATGAAGACAAAAACCGTATTGAAGAACAAATAAGATATAGTCTTTCGTATACTTTGGAAAGACATATGAGTAAATATTTAGAATTGTATAGAAGTCTTTGA
- a CDS encoding FAD-dependent oxidoreductase, protein MKVVIIGGVAGGATAAARMRRESEDARIVLFERGEYVSYANCGLPYYIGGTISERDRLFVQTVEGFVNRFNIDIRIKSEVTAIDLKSKTVTVLNRLTNEGYTESYDKLIVSTGAEPIKPPMPGIDNPKIFSLRNVPDMDHIKSYIDQHNPKRAVVIGGGFIGLEMVENLQDAGLEVCVIERSNQVMTPIDFSMASLVHQHLKSKKVGLLLEEVVEGFESNGNEIKVLLASKKDISADMVILSIGVRPEVHLAKEAGLELGSLGGIKIDDYMQTSDPDVYALGDAVEVFNPVIGKHSLIPLAGPANKQARVVADNILEGNIYKYTGTIGTSIAKVFDITVAATGASSKLLDRENIAHLSSFTHGNSHAGYYPNALPLSIKINFSPVDGKLFGAQIVGFDGVDKRIDLFAQVIKKGGTIYDLMEIEHAYAPPYSSAKDPVNMAGFVADNILKNKVKVIQWRELDKLSKDEIFLIDVRTSGEFEFAHIEGAINIPVDDLRLRLSEIPKNKKVILYCAVGLRGYLASRILHQHGYTDVYNLSGGYKTYSNATDIQSTGAAFEKATTPDNTPIKSEMKTITIDACGLQCPGPIMQLKKNYDQINAGDRLEIKVTDQAFGEDLSGWCRMVGANLISINNTGGVVTACVEKSEKAPSCEMVSSPKDNKTLIVFSDDLDKALASFVIANGALASGKKVSIFFTFWGLNVIKKTNKPAVKKDFLGKMFGMMLPSSSKHLGLSKMNMGGLGSKMMRYIMKEKKIDTLESLMQQAIDNGIELIACSMSMDVMGIKQEELMDNITIGGVAAYLDRAENANVNLFI, encoded by the coding sequence ATGAAAGTAGTTATTATAGGAGGAGTTGCAGGTGGAGCTACGGCGGCAGCGAGAATGAGAAGAGAAAGTGAAGATGCCCGAATTGTTTTGTTTGAGAGAGGTGAATATGTATCGTATGCCAATTGTGGTTTGCCTTATTATATTGGTGGAACTATTAGCGAAAGAGACCGATTGTTTGTACAAACGGTAGAAGGTTTTGTGAACCGTTTCAATATTGATATACGGATTAAATCGGAAGTAACCGCTATTGATTTGAAAAGTAAAACGGTTACGGTGCTGAATCGTTTAACCAATGAAGGCTATACTGAGAGCTATGACAAGTTAATAGTTTCAACAGGGGCTGAACCCATCAAACCGCCGATGCCCGGAATCGATAATCCTAAGATATTTTCATTGAGAAACGTTCCCGATATGGATCATATAAAATCTTATATCGATCAGCATAATCCCAAGAGAGCAGTTGTTATAGGTGGTGGATTTATAGGTCTCGAAATGGTTGAAAACTTACAGGACGCCGGACTTGAAGTGTGCGTAATCGAACGAAGCAATCAAGTGATGACTCCTATCGATTTTTCGATGGCAAGCCTTGTACATCAACATCTGAAGAGTAAAAAAGTCGGCTTGTTATTAGAGGAAGTAGTCGAAGGTTTCGAATCGAATGGAAATGAGATAAAGGTATTACTTGCAAGCAAAAAGGATATATCAGCTGATATGGTCATACTAAGTATTGGTGTGCGTCCTGAAGTACATTTGGCAAAAGAAGCAGGCTTGGAGTTGGGTTCGTTGGGAGGAATAAAGATTGACGATTATATGCAGACTTCTGATCCCGATGTATATGCTTTGGGTGATGCTGTCGAGGTTTTTAACCCCGTCATTGGTAAACATTCATTGATTCCTTTGGCAGGACCAGCCAATAAACAGGCACGTGTAGTTGCAGATAATATATTGGAAGGCAATATTTATAAATATACCGGAACGATAGGTACTTCCATTGCTAAGGTATTTGATATAACCGTAGCGGCAACGGGAGCATCTTCTAAATTATTGGATCGGGAAAATATTGCACATTTATCGTCATTCACGCATGGTAATTCTCATGCAGGGTATTATCCGAATGCTTTACCCTTATCGATAAAAATAAACTTTTCACCTGTTGACGGGAAATTGTTCGGGGCACAAATCGTAGGTTTCGACGGGGTCGATAAGCGAATCGATTTATTTGCTCAGGTTATTAAAAAAGGTGGTACGATCTATGACCTGATGGAAATTGAACATGCCTATGCTCCGCCTTATTCATCGGCTAAAGATCCCGTGAATATGGCCGGATTTGTAGCTGATAACATCTTGAAGAATAAAGTAAAGGTTATTCAATGGAGAGAACTGGATAAACTAAGCAAGGACGAAATATTTCTTATTGATGTAAGAACAAGCGGAGAGTTTGAGTTTGCCCATATCGAAGGTGCAATAAATATTCCTGTTGATGACCTTCGTTTGAGATTATCCGAAATACCTAAAAATAAAAAAGTCATACTGTATTGTGCTGTTGGACTACGTGGATATTTAGCCTCACGCATTTTGCATCAGCATGGTTATACCGATGTTTATAATCTGTCGGGTGGATACAAAACGTATTCGAATGCAACCGATATTCAATCAACAGGTGCAGCTTTTGAGAAAGCGACAACACCTGATAATACTCCCATTAAATCAGAAATGAAAACAATAACTATAGATGCTTGCGGATTACAATGTCCGGGCCCGATAATGCAATTAAAAAAGAATTATGATCAAATAAATGCGGGTGACAGATTAGAAATAAAGGTAACCGATCAGGCATTTGGTGAAGACCTTAGCGGTTGGTGTCGCATGGTAGGTGCTAATCTGATCAGTATCAATAACACGGGAGGCGTTGTAACTGCCTGTGTCGAAAAATCGGAAAAGGCTCCGTCGTGTGAAATGGTTTCCAGTCCAAAAGACAATAAGACGTTGATTGTTTTTAGCGATGATTTGGATAAGGCTTTGGCTTCTTTTGTGATTGCTAACGGTGCATTGGCTTCGGGTAAAAAAGTGAGTATATTTTTTACATTCTGGGGATTGAATGTAATCAAGAAAACAAATAAACCTGCCGTGAAAAAAGATTTCTTAGGCAAGATGTTTGGAATGATGCTTCCTTCGAGCAGTAAGCACCTGGGATTGTCAAAAATGAATATGGGAGGCCTAGGCAGTAAGATGATGCGTTATATTATGAAGGAGAAAAAAATAGATACACTTGAAAGCCTGATGCAACAAGCCATTGATAATGGTATCGAACTTATCGCTTGCTCTATGTCTATGGATGTAATGGGAATCAAGCAGGAAGAACTAATGGATAATATTACTATCGGTGGTGTTGCTGCCTATCTGGACAGAGCCGAGAATGCAAATGTGAATTTATTTATATAA
- a CDS encoding lipopolysaccharide kinase InaA family protein — MKTKIVINAKYQHLKEFIGKLPVNFHTQGEVLFGGRNIIRDIPVGDLRLNVKAFKVPNIINQFVYDNFRISKARRSFEYANLLLEKGINTPDPVAFLECKQGFLFKQSYYISIQENFDGLMREFNTGELAGREDLLSQFAKFTADMHQKEVLHLDYSPGNILYKKEGQSFHFYLVDLNRMYFGNISMDLGCRSFRRLWGNEEMIRFIASEYAKARNFDQDKCIELTLLYHRKFWEYFTKKHPDKKAYT, encoded by the coding sequence TTGAAAACAAAAATTGTCATAAACGCTAAATACCAGCATCTCAAAGAATTTATAGGCAAACTACCTGTTAACTTCCACACACAAGGAGAAGTCCTGTTTGGCGGACGGAATATTATCAGGGACATACCTGTCGGAGATTTAAGGCTTAACGTAAAAGCCTTTAAAGTTCCTAATATAATCAACCAGTTTGTTTATGATAACTTTAGAATATCAAAAGCGAGACGTTCTTTTGAATACGCAAATTTACTTCTGGAAAAAGGCATAAACACGCCCGATCCCGTAGCATTTTTAGAATGTAAACAAGGCTTTCTCTTCAAGCAGAGCTACTATATTTCGATACAGGAAAACTTCGACGGATTAATGAGAGAATTTAATACCGGAGAACTTGCAGGTCGCGAAGATTTATTAAGCCAGTTTGCTAAATTCACTGCAGATATGCATCAAAAAGAAGTTTTGCATCTTGATTATTCTCCGGGAAATATCCTCTATAAAAAAGAAGGGCAGAGCTTTCATTTTTATCTGGTAGACTTAAACAGAATGTACTTTGGCAATATATCGATGGACTTAGGTTGCAGAAGTTTTAGACGTCTGTGGGGAAATGAGGAGATGATAAGATTTATCGCTTCAGAATATGCTAAGGCACGTAATTTTGATCAGGACAAATGCATTGAACTTACACTTCTTTACCATAGAAAATTCTGGGAATATTTTACAAAAAAACATCCTGATAAAAAAGCTTATACATAA